A genomic segment from Xyrauchen texanus isolate HMW12.3.18 chromosome 21, RBS_HiC_50CHRs, whole genome shotgun sequence encodes:
- the LOC127661932 gene encoding tetratricopeptide repeat protein 36, translating to MASAHDRDVLQAIFNPCSPFGDIPGLNQEDELTDDDSVFDPELVKQVKDLELQGVSAAESGDVPAALEHFNQAISVLPQRASAYNNRAQTKRLQGDIKGAAEDLERAISLSRGAGRSACQALVQRGLLFRLEGHDEEARVDFERAAGLGSEFARQQAVLLNPYAALCNRMLSEVINKLRNPEVSETR from the exons ATGGCCTCAGCACATGACAGAGATGTTTTACAAGCCATTTTTAACCCTTGCAGCCCCTTTGGAGATATTCCTGGGTTAAACCAAGAAGATGAGCTGACTGATGACG ACAGTGTGTTTGACCCAGAGCTAGTGAAACAAGTGAAAGATCTGGAACTACAGGGAGTTTCTGCTGCTGAGTCTGGAGATGTGCCCGCTGCACTGGAGCATTTTAACCAGGCCATCAGTGTCCTGCCCCAGAGGGCTTCAGCCTACAACAACCGAGCCCAGACCAAACGTCTGCAGGGAGACATTAAAG GTGCAGCTGAAGATCTGGAGCGTGCCATCTCTTTGAGCAGAGGTGCTGGACGATCGGCCTGCCAGGCTCTGGTCCAGCGCGGGCTCCTCTTCAGGTTGGAGGGCCATGATGAAGAAGCTCGGGTGGACTTCGAGAGGGCAGCAGGTCTAGGCAGTGAGTTTGCCAGGCAGCAGGCAGTACTCTTGAACCCCTACGCAGCCCTATGCAACCGCATGCTGTCAGAGGTCATCAATAAATTACGCAACCCAGAAGTGTCAGAAACACGTTAG
- the LOC127661926 gene encoding F-box only protein 40-like, with product MGKNRSTSSSLHPHCEKCHNQHCKLPVDISTSCVFIFCRLQCGAAFHLCKEDEHSLLCPKEIVPCLNSGYGCPLTMTRQRLAQHLEVCPASVVTCSLEWNRWPVSETDMTFYSNALQDPNCTTQLDIAMALRDQKLLFNSIKMKTLFPELIEKMEEPETLMDGAVGGVDLEQWDSKMLNPENMLENGLNGEEVKELTQEERLALAKSKDVASLENYSIWERMFAKEKEGCKQTVKNLEDKSSPKKDKEASRVTLQASHGSQDSEIVGTGLAPWQDGVLDRLHKEVNVAEYNMYMVHNGCMLINFGQLAACTPKEKDFVYGNLEPIEVQTVHTFNVPISYRAKRRHIKDPSQVVKKTDQNVDTSDLGVGIEELPNANEVEATLLCSLEREFKGHQISETVGTDGFYLDFGTQTYDFPSVPFKSDASLADVVRHQPQNLHMQIQTECVTRRHNKSCSVFTYICCHAFRRDEYAWHYRNVHGDIQSCLTGWFTQRCPLAYLGCTFSQRHFRPSKCQATVIYDPDLSTFTLQPEVAASLYKGIRTASSERKRAKNMDSLSRLPFEILQHILGFLDSLSLGHLAQVSQLMREVCSTVLQQKGMVSLKWEKKNYSHGGFTWRTRKKAWEFSTLFSPVDQWVFEDVPPMAEHLKVCPFYQTEIRSEPVALPSMTDLQERKEEFQTLVSSFLTTDNREED from the exons ATG GGCAAAAACAGAAGCACTAGCTCTAGCCTTCATCCACACTGTGAAAAATGTCATAACCAGCACTGCAAGCTTCCTGTGGACATCTCCACTTCCTGCGTCTTCATTTTCTGCCGCCTGCAGTGCGGAGCTGCCTTCCATCTTTGTAAAGAAGATGAGCACAGTCTTCTCTGCCCAAAGGAAATCGTACCATGCCTCAACTCTGGGTATGGCTGTCCACTGACCATGACCCGTCAAAGGCTTGCCCAGCACCTGGAAGTGTGTCCTGCCAGTGTTGTCACTTGTAGCCTTGAATGGAATCGTTGGCCTGTTAGTGAGACGGATATGACCTTCTACAGTAATGCCCTGCAGGATCCAAACTGCACAACACAGCTCGACATTGCTATGGCACTCAGAGATCAGAAGCTTCTGTTTAATTCAATTAAGATGAAAACGCTCTTCCCAGAGTTGATAGAAAAGATGGAGGAGCCTGAAACTCTAATGGATGGTGCTGTTGGAGGAGTTGATCTAGAGCAGTGGGATTCTAAGATGTTAAACCCAGAGAACATGTTGGAGAATGGTCTCAATGGGGAAGAGGTAAAGGAACTAACCCAAGAAGAGCGACTGGCTCTTGCCAAGAGCAAAGATGTGGCCAGCTTGGAGAACTATAGCATTTGGGAGAGAATGTTTGCGAAGGAGAAAGAAGGGTGCAAGCAAACTGTTAAGAATTTGGAggataaaagtagtccaaaaaaGGACAAGGAAGCATCAAGAGTTACCCTTCAAGCTTCCCATGGTTCGCAAGATTCAGAGATTGTAGGAACAGGTTTAGCCCCATGGCAAGACGGCGTGCTTGACAGACTTCATAAAGAGGTGAACGTGGCTGAATATAACATGTACATGGTGCATAACGGATGCATGCTTATCAACTTTGGCCAGCTGGCGGCTTGCACGCCCAAAGAGAAAGATTTTGTTTATGGCAATTTAGAGCCCATTGAGGTACAAACAGTACACACATTCAACGTGCCAATCAGCTACAGAGCCAAGCGAAGACACATCAAGGATCCATCACAAGTGGTTAAGAAAACAGACCAGAATGTTGACACGTCTGATTTAGGGGTTGGGATTGAAGAGCTCCCAAACGCAAATGAGGTAGAGGCGACACTGCTGTGCTCTCTTGAAAGAGAATTTAAAGGTCATCAAATAAGCGAGACTGTTGGAACCGATGGGTTTTATCTTGACTTCGGCACACAGACATATGACTTCCCCTCTGTTCCATTCAAAAGTGATGCTTCCTTGGCAGATGTTGTTAGGCATCAACCACAAAACCTACACATGCAGATTCAGACCGAATGTGTGACCAGAAGACACAACAAGTCATGCTCAGTCTTCACCTACATTTGCTGCCACGCTTTTAGGCGAGATGAATACGCCTGGCACTACAGGAATGTGCATGGAGACATCCAGTCCTGTCTTACTGGCTGGTTTACACAGCGATGTCCACTTGCTTACCTGGGCTGCACCTTCAGCCAGAGGCATTTTCGACCATCTAAATGCCAAGCTACTGTCATCTATGATCCGGATCTTAGCACATTCACCCTTCAGCCAGAGGTGGCAGCATCACTTTACAAGGGAATAAGAACAGCTAGCAGTGAGCGGAAGAGAGCAAAGAATATGGACTCTTTGAGCAGACTTCCTTTTGAGATCTTACAACATATTTTGGGTTTCCTGGACAGTTTGTCTTTGGGTCACTTAGCTCAAGTCTCTCAGCTCATGAGGGAGGTGTGTAGTACCGTTCTACAGCAGAAGGGCATGGTGTCCCTCAAATGGGAGAAAAAGAACTACTCTCATGGAGGATTCACCTGGAGGACCCGAAAAAAG GCATGGGAGTTTAGCACTCTGTTCTCTCCAGTGGATCAATGGGTGTTTGAAGATGTGCCCCCCATGGCAGAGCACCTGAAAGTCTGTCCTTTCTACCAAACAGAGATCAGGAGTGAACCTGTGGCTTTGCCCAGTATGACTGACCTCCAGGAGAGAAAAGAAGAGTTCCAGACACTGGTCAGCAGTTTTCTCACCACTGACAATAGAGAGGAAGATTAA